From the genome of Scylla paramamosain isolate STU-SP2022 chromosome 37, ASM3559412v1, whole genome shotgun sequence:
cctaaaaaaaaaaagacaattagaGTGACTGACATCCTCAAGACACCCCCACAatgacactcaccaccaccaccatcccttgAGTCCACCACTGGAGCCACTATGTCGTCCTGCAGGGTGAGGCGCTTGAGTTTGCCATCCCTCTTCGCTTGCCGTTGTGCCCACCCCACCTCCCCCCTCATACGCTTCTCCTCAGGGTCTTCGGCATCCCTCCTTgccttctgcctcctcttggCGCGCTCCACTGCTGCCCTCGCCTTGCCCTTCAGTGCTCGTTTCTCTGTGATAGAAAAGAGAGGGTTAGATTAGGTATGTTGTTTATCTATTATGATTCAACTTACTCTCTGAGGTGGTAGCAGggagagagttattattattttatgcaaGAGTGGTACTGGCCAAGAGCAATAAAATATTTGAGGCAATGACCAAAGGGAGATGTGTAAAGGGCagagagaggggcaggaagGGCATGGggataaagtgaaggaaaaggaagggaaaagaaaacactgaatgggaagaagagacaaggagagactGAAGCAAActataaaggaaagggaaggaaaaggagagtacTTGcatgggaaaaagagagaaggagagactgaAGCAAActataaaggaaagggaaggaaaaggagagtacTTGcatgggaagaagagagaaggagagactgaagcaaactataaaggaaaggaaaggaaaataaagcacttgaataggaagaagagaggagaaactgaagcaaatatgaaggaaagggaaggaaaagacagcACTTGAATGGGAAGAATAAACAAGAAGGGACTGAAACAAactatgaaggaaagagaaggaagaacaaaacacCGAACAGTTAGAACAGACAAGGAGAGACTgaagtaacaaacaaacaaacaaactaccaaacaaacaaccaaactAACTTGTCTTCTGCTTAATCTCATCATCACTTTGGAACCATGTGCGCTGTGGCTtggcgtcctcctcctccttctctgggtCTTGCAGGCGCTTCTCCATGCTGCGAATGCTCTGCTCCATCGCTGCCAactgtttctcctcctgttcctcgtgCATCACCTTCTTCACTGCTGGCCCCAGACGCTGCACCTTGGCAATGTATTTGGCCAGCACGtctgtagcagtggtggtggtggtggggaaataGTGGGGTTTTAAGTAGTGTTCTatttcattactttcaaaaAGTTACACAgcagattaacaaaattcctacattattaacacaaaacaacaaatatcacccacacacacacacacctttattgAGGATGCGTTCAAACATGGCGCTGCGGGAACACTTCTTGATCTCCTTAAGCATGGGGAACTCCTTCTCCCCTGCCAGACTCACGGAGCGGCCACAGTGCCCCGCCCTGGCTGTGCGCCCCACCCGGTGGACGTACCGGGTGTAGCGCGACGGCAGGGTGTAGTTGATGACCTGTGGGTGGAGAGGTGTGAGGAACTGATGGTCTGCAGGTGGAAGGAGGCATGAATTGAGCTATGAGTGGAGAGAGGCATGATGAACTGATGGTCTGTGAGTGGAAGAAGGCATGACTTGAGGAGCTATGGGTGGAGAGAGGCAAGATGAATTGATGGTCTATGGGTGGAAGAAGGTATGAGATGAGGAGATCTGGATGGAGAGAAGCATGAGGAACCAATGATCTGTGGGTGGAAGAAGGCATGAATTGAGGAGCTATGAGTGGAGAGAGGGATGAGATACTGATGTCCTAGAAGTGGAAGGCCATCTCTCCCATGCCACCCTTACCACCCAGACATCACTTACAGTTTTCACTCCCTTGATGTCCAGACCGCGGGCAGCCACATCAGTTGCTATCAGGATGTCAACCTCTTGGTCCCGGAACTTCTTGAGCGCCAGAAGTCGGTCGGTCTGTTTCAGGTTCCCATGCAGTTCACCAGCCTTGATGCCGAGGAGCCCCAGAAGAATGGTGAGGTGGTGTGCCATTGCCTGAGGGAGGAACAGGATGAAGAGACCGAAGACTTATGAAGTGTGAGGGAGTAATGTGTTGTGTAAGCATTCTCACTATCCTTGTCTAGTCTGGcatgatggtaatagtaatagtaatggtaatagtgctCCTGTAATAGTTGGTGGGATAGTTATGAAGTACGAACTGTGTGGTAGTGGTATGTTGTCATAACAGGAGTGGAATGCATTACagatgagatgagaagagaaatgagatgaTTTAGTCACacagtaagaaaagaagaccaGGAACTGACTAAAAGAGGCTGTACAAAACCTGTTAACGCCCACCTTGGTCTCTACAAACACCATGCAGTTCTGGCGGAAGGAGCGGGACACAAGGTACGCCAGGGCTGCCTCGCGCTGCCCCTCCAGGTGCTTCCGCAGGCGAACAAACTCCTGCCGTAGGTTTTGTGCCACGTCTGTGTTCTCGTTGACAAACACCTGCGGGAGACATGGGGCAGAATGCAGTGTGATgaattgtatgtgtgtgagtgtgtgtgttttataatttttctcttaattacGCTCCTTAgtgatcttttttctttattttatttttctctcttagcTGAATTTGTTTatgcatctttcttttccttcatgaaccttttttttcaagttttatccttttctctcttagtCAAGCTTCTTCTTGGTCAATCTATAAGGACAATAAGGATTAATGAGGCCGTGTGTGGAAGCATATCAATAAAATTCAGAATATTTTCACATATTGATGGTTCTTTGATACAATGACAGTGTACTATAGCACCCCACCAATCAACATTTAAACTAAGCAATGATAAGACACAGTGaagcaaacacaacacaacaaacaagcaCTTTTTTGTTTTGCAGATGTTGACACTTCATAAATTCATACACAAGATTGATTTAGTAATAATATTTCACCACACAACGTTTAAACAACACAACAAGACACAATGAAGCAAAAGCAACACAATAAACAAGCACATTTTTGCCTTCCATATGTTGACACTTCACTGCTTCATAAACTAAACAGATTCAATGACACAACCCCATTTAAACAACAGACAGTgaagcaaaaaacaacaaacaaccacTTTTCCTGAACATACAAGCAGTGGGTGACCTGGACTGACCTTGACTGGGTTCTTGAGGGAGACCATTGCGAGCTCCTTCACCTGGGAAGTCATGGTGGCGGAGAAGAGCAGTGTTTGTCTGTTGGCAGAGCAGTGCTGAATAATCTCCTTCATCTGGTCCTCAAAACTCTCGTCCAGCATCCGATCCGCCTCGTCCAGCACCAAGATCTGCGCCAAGCAAGGAAACACTCTATAGTAAACAAttcaacaagaacaaggaaaaaagaaggaaaaaaaaataaggaaacactgTACTTTGACCTGTggcaaacaaggaaacaaggaaaacaagaaaaaagagaaggaaacataaGGAAACACTGCACTCAGGTCTGtggcaaacaagcaaacaagaaaacaaggcaagaagacatttctacactattaacaggagaaacacccttgagaacccagtTAGTCATCCCTGTAGCCTTGGAAAAGTCACAGTGGTAGAGCAAAAcagttttaaggatgtttttacggttccagtgacagattaacaacatttctacattacgaGCAGGAAAAATGTACTTGAAAAACCCAGCTAATTGTCTCCATGGCCTTGTAAAcagtcacaacaacaacacaaagcaTTTCATAACCTCATAATGCCTCACCTCAATGCTATCCAGACTGAAGGTAGGAGTGTTGAGCGTGTGGTCAATGAGGCGACCTGGAGTGGCGATGACAATATCCGGGATCCTCTTGAGGGCGGCAACTTGGGTGGTGAGGTCCAGGCCACCAACTGACAGGGCTATCTCAACATGGGAGTATTTAGACAGCTCCTTGGACACCTGGAACACCTGTGGGAGATAGAGGGACGAGTGAGGGAACGTATGAGCTTCTGCAGTATAAACACCTGTATAGTCTTTGATAACTGGGATACCTGAGGGAGATTTGCAAGGGTGTAagagtgtgtgggaggggagacAAGGGTGTGTGAGAGGGGACATAAACACCTAAACTATTCAACCAAACATCAAAAagagatgatagtgatggtgatgatgatgatgacaacacaCAAATGATAGAAGACATTCATAAACCGACTTAAAACCAAAATAAGGACGATGAACAAAatgatggcagtgatgatgatgacaacaccACAGGGAGGAAacaatgacagtgatgatgacagtgacaaCACCACATAAATACTGAAAGAGACTCATAAACACCCAACCAAACACCGAAacagagaaaacagacaaaatgatgacaataacaacacacacacacacacacctgcacacccaGCTCTCTCgttggcaccaccaccaacaccctcGTCACCACATCATCGCGGGGTTTATACAATAGACGCTCCAAGATTGGCAGCATGTACGCGGCTGTCTTTCCTGTCCCTGTCgctgcacacccacacacgtcACGTCCCTGAAGGGCTACGGGGATGGTGGCGGCCTGAATAGGGGTGGGCTTGTCATACCCTAGGCTGTCGATGGCCTGTAAGGGGGGAAACATTAGGTTATGGTCTGTATTTATCATTTCGTGTAGTGTAAGGTGTCTGTGGGAGGTGTGTTGGTTTTTCAGTGCACGGATGTTCCTCTCCATTGTTCATTGGACAGGGGTGGTTAAGAGATATGATGAGGTAAACATGTAAATGCCtttctgtgtgagagagagagagagagagagagagagagagagagagagagagagagagagagagagagagagagagagagagagagaaaagtaaatcaAAAACATCAAACGACATCTTTCCTCAGGAGAGACAGAGTGaaaaattttctttatattctgaCAAACCCACAAGAATTtaccccccatctctctctctctctctctctgctgtcctGCCCACAAACCTTGAGGAGGGAACGGGAAAAGTTCATCTCCAGGAAGGTGGTGTCAGCCTGGCAGGGTGGCGCGTCCTCGAAGAACCTGGCATcattctcctcctgctgcaaCTCCTTCAGGGACTTCTTGATCTTGACAGGCCGGTCCTTgcgcctctccttcctcttcacctcatCCTCCCGTTGCCGCAGCACATCTATGTATACATCAATGTATACACAATCAATACACGATTAGCCATGTAACTTGAAGCATAGTGAAATGTGAATGAAGACATAAATTATACGTATCAACAAAACAATTTCAAACGCACATAGACGtcacctcactccctcaccacctcacttACCCTTCGTGTCCGGATCAGGCATGAATTCCCCATCGGAGTTCTCAacctcgtcctctccctcctcctcctccgagtccAAGTCCGAGTCTCCCTCCCCGGGCTCGATCTTCACCTCCACCCCATCGCCCTCCTTCTGTGactcctgctccttcttcttctgcaagAGGGGGAAGTGTGCTGTGCTTAGTGATGTGAATAAATtacttttttaatcttttcagtttttttttttttttttttacttcactttttcctcttaatacatcttcatctttctcttcttcttcagcctTCCCCTTatatatcttcctcttcttcctctccagctttttccctcttcatctaACCCTCTCTACGTCATTTCATCACCTACAaacattcctcttcttcttacctttccttcaccttacatatcttcctcttcttctcctgaACCCTCATTTCCCATCAcctactctcctcttcccatcaccccatcacctatgtaccttcctctcctcctctagcCAGACCAATACCTTTCTCTCTAATCTTCATGTCCCCATCAGCTCTTCCCATCACctattcccctcttccccatcacctacataccttcctcttctccttctcctccagcctGACCCGTGCGATGGTTTCACTCAAGTTGATGCTACGCTTGGGCTTCAGGTACTTGAGAACCTCGTCCCATGTGTCCCTCTGGTAGTCCCCGGCCGACGCCATGAAGGTGAAGTCCTTGTAAAACTCCGATTCCTTAGCATCTCGCCGCACCTCGATCTGTGGGGTGTATATTGGGGTTTGCTGTGTTTGTTAAGTCTTTCGCTGTGATGTgtaaataagagaggaaatcTTCATTGATGTtgccaataataaaaaaaaaagaaaaattggggGAGTTTAAAGAatagatttaattttttttttgtgtgtgtaacggTTACAGGtggctgaggaggaagaggaaatatctCCAAATGGTTAGTCATTAGGGAAGATCATACCAATAAGAAGAGAGAATTAAATAATCAATCTAAGAACGATATTTGTTTAGTTTGTTCTTTAATAGTCAATCTGaggtaatattttctttgtttcctctttaatGGTCAATGTGAAGATTAGGATTTCTtcttatacagtaaaatccctctcatcgtCAATCCCTCACTACGTCAATCCCTCACCTCATCTTCACTGTCCGATCCTGAGCCTGAGTAGTTGTCCACCTCATCCCCAGACTCTATAGTGCCAGGGCCGGTGTCAAGGGCACTGGGAGGCTGAAGTGTCCCGGGGGTGATGAGGGGTGGTGGCGAGAATACCCCTGCATCCTCCTCTATCTGTTGAACCATCCTGTGGTGACAATATATGGATTACTTGCGGTTCGCCTGATTTCCAGAGACTAAATTTACTGAtgcttataacacacacacacacacacacacatatacacacacacacacaccttccctctatcatctctcatttctttcaccTCCATGTTCACTTGTTTTTGGTTTAATTTGCCACTTTTGCCGTTCCTGTGATGTACAATGGACTAACTTACCTGTTTTCCCAGTAAATCAACCAGTTATCATCCCGCAGTCAACTGTTTGTTTTGGTCTAACACGTGTTtcacctgatgatgatgatgatagtcgTGGGTGATGATATGTCTTTTCAACGgtttttctatccatttttattattatttttttttctgattgagtaattgattgattgataggtttggttttcacattttttcattgagctttttgtttactcattactatttgttttctttgtcactttccTCTTACTACTCTCTTTAATCAGtcttacctcttctcttctgctttcctcctctccagcaTCAATTGGGTACAAAGACGACATTTTAAAAGAATACTTATATTTATCAATTTTACACtaagtttcttcatattgtttttattatttccaaACAAGAATGACTGTGCAAGGCCTGCCAACAATTATTAAATTACAACATGAAGcaaaattcaaaataaattCCCTCAGCTTAATATTACTGAATTATTTTGtacctatgagagagagagagagagagagagagagagagagagagagagagagagagagagagagagagagagagagagagagagaatcatatatcaccatcactaccatcaccttcATCACAATTATCATccctgcaaccaccaccaccaccatcatcatctataATTATGCTAAATTCACTGATAACAGACAACTTACTACTTTCCTTccgacacaaagaaagaaataaacaagaaaataagaaaataaataaacacaaagataaataaaagaaaaaaatgaagcagaggagggagagaagtaggaaaacaataaagggtagaagaaaggaaataagactgaatagaggaataagaaactaataatgataaaaataaataaatgaaagaataactaaataaaaataactgtctctatttctcctctctctacctccattcctccccttctctctacctccattcctccctctctctacctccattctccccctctctctgtctatccctccccctctccctgcccccccctcccagcccctcaGTGCTTCATGCTAACAGTGACAGGGGCTAGTGACTGGAACAGCTTAGTCACTGCGGTCTGCACCACCCTCTCCAGCTTCTCGTTTTCTGATGTCACTTTCtgaaacgaggaggaaaaggaaagttatgGTTTGTGGTCTGAAATTATTTGTCTCTatcattaattctctctttgttctttatGGTTTGTGTTCTTCAGTGGATTGTTTTCTCTATCATATCCTCTTTCatacaaactactactactagtactactactacatgctaAACTGAAGATCCACTCAACCTAGTATGcatctacacaaacacacatgcacagggACTCACCAAGCTCACAAGGTCAACATTTGCCTTCACATTGTCCACTGATACATAAATCTTCTCCCCTTTGAAGATCTTGGGCACAGAGTCTTCTCCGAACATCTCCTGGAAGAGCTCAATGAGGCACTCCTGAAACACACAGAGCAATGAACACTGGGTTAAGGAAGTGGTGAGTCAAGGTAGTGTATGGTAGAATGGATgctggatgaagggagagagtgatgaGGGAGTGTAATCTTCGTGACATCTGGGTGTTgagagactgacagactgataaaaaaaaattagcttagTCTAATAATAATCTGGatactgagtgactgactgactgactgaaaaaaGTAGTAGTTTTATAATAATCTGgatattgactgactgactgacagacttaCAAACACACTGTAACAACAACCTATTCACAAACTTAACAAGCCAACTGACAAACTAACAAACTGAccaactgattgactgacttactgacctTGAAATGCATTCGGTCAAACACAGCACTGCTAATGGAGGGAACAGTGACGCCGGCAGTGTCCAGCTCCTGCGCCTTCAGTATCACCTTCATCACTGCATCAGCATACATGTCACTGGTTGGACTGGCTACCCACTGCAATAAGAGCACTGGgatataagaacacaagaacaggaagaggaggaagaagagaaagaggaagagaagggggaagcaGAGCAAGaataaaaggcaaagaaaagaaataatgactgaatgactggctgactgactgattggttaCTTGAAAAATTAtcgactgaccgactgactgactgattagttACTTGAAAAATTATCGaccgaccgactgactgactggttactTGAAAAATTAtcgactgaccgactgactgactggttcaTTTCATCAGTCACTGTTTTGTTTAGTTAAGTGATTAATGGACTGACTTTTTCACTTACTGAACTGATTGGCTGgtagactgacagactgactgagactaactaactgaattgAACCAGCACCACAACAATAAATCATTCAAACACACtcagaaaactaaaaaataacccGATAACACTAAACTACTTTTAATCAGTCACCCTAAACAGCTCCCgtcaacacaccacaacacaacacccaaccaccaacaccacacacctcaATCACCACAGCGGGGGGTTCCtgtgtcaccatcaccacatcaaaTACCCTGAGAGCTTGGTTTTCAGCACCGTCTGAGAGCACCACCTCCACACTGCCGTACATTGAAGCCAGGAGGTAGTGGAGCAGTGACCAGGATCCTGTGTAATGCAGGCTGGACCTCTGGCTTATGGTGGACACTGAGAGCTCACTGTACTCTGGCAAAAAAAGGGATAAGTT
Proteins encoded in this window:
- the LOC135091291 gene encoding probable ATP-dependent RNA helicase DDX27 isoform X1 gives rise to the protein MVQQIEEDAGVFSPPPLITPGTLQPPSALDTGPGTIESGDEVDNYSGSGSDSEDEIEVRRDAKESEFYKDFTFMASAGDYQRDTWDEVLKYLKPKRSINLSETIARVRLEEKEKRKKKKEQESQKEGDGVEVKIEPGEGDSDLDSEEEEGEDEVENSDGEFMPDPDTKDVLRQREDEVKRKERRKDRPVKIKKSLKELQQEENDARFFEDAPPCQADTTFLEMNFSRSLLKAIDSLGYDKPTPIQAATIPVALQGRDVCGCAATGTGKTAAYMLPILERLLYKPRDDVVTRVLVVVPTRELGVQVFQVSKELSKYSHVEIALSVGGLDLTTQVAALKRIPDIVIATPGRLIDHTLNTPTFSLDSIEILVLDEADRMLDESFEDQMKEIIQHCSANRQTLLFSATMTSQVKELAMVSLKNPVKVFVNENTDVAQNLRQEFVRLRKHLEGQREAALAYLVSRSFRQNCMVFVETKAMAHHLTILLGLLGIKAGELHGNLKQTDRLLALKKFRDQEVDILIATDVAARGLDIKGVKTVINYTLPSRYTRYVHRVGRTARAGHCGRSVSLAGEKEFPMLKEIKKCSRSAMFERILNKDVLAKYIAKVQRLGPAVKKVMHEEQEEKQLAAMEQSIRSMEKRLQDPEKEEEDAKPQRTWFQSDDEIKQKTKKRALKGKARAAVERAKRRQKARRDAEDPEEKRMRGEVGWAQRQAKRDGKLKRLTLQDDIVAPVVDSRDGGGAGRKRKRGGPTSSFDQELTRTDRRSVKKFRAGPSYQERREAFEAKNPGRKFNPKKKK
- the LOC135091291 gene encoding probable ATP-dependent RNA helicase DDX27 isoform X2, coding for MVQQIEEDAGVFSPPPLITPGTLQPPSALDTGPGTIESGDEVDNYSGSGSDSEDEIEVRRDAKESEFYKDFTFMASAGDYQRDTWDEVLKYLKPKRSINLSETIARVRLEEKEKRKKKKEQESQKEGDGVEVKIEPGEGDSDLDSEEEEGEDEVENSDGEFMPDPDTKDVLRQREDEVKRKERRKDRPVKIKKSLKELQQEENDARFFEDAPPCQADTTFLEMNFSRSLLKAIDSLGYDKPTPIQAATIPVALQGRDVCGCAATGTGKTAAYMLPILERLLYKPRDDVVTRVLVVVPTRELGVQVFQVSKELSKYSHVEIALSVGGLDLTTQVAALKRIPDIVIATPGRLIDHTLNTPTFSLDSIEILVLDEADRMLDESFEDQMKEIIQHCSANRQTLLFSATMTSQVKELAMVSLKNPVKVFVNENTDVAQNLRQEFVRLRKHLEGQREAALAYLVSRSFRQNCMVFVETKAMAHHLTILLGLLGIKAGELHGNLKQTDRLLALKKFRDQEVDILIATDVAARGLDIKGVKTVINYTLPSRYTRYVHRVGRTARAGHCGRSVSLAGEKEFPMLKEIKKCSRSAMFERILNKDVLAKYIAKVQRLGPAVKKVMHEEQEEKQLAAMEQSIRSMEKRLQDPEKEEEDAKPQRTWFQSDDEIKQKTKKRALKGKARAAVERAKRRQKARRDAEDPEEKRMRGEVGWAQRQAKRDGKLKRLTLQDDIVAPVVDSRDGGGGRKRKRGGPTSSFDQELTRTDRRSVKKFRAGPSYQERREAFEAKNPGRKFNPKKKK